Proteins co-encoded in one Prevotella sp. E13-27 genomic window:
- the coaE gene encoding dephospho-CoA kinase (Dephospho-CoA kinase (CoaE) performs the final step in coenzyme A biosynthesis.), with protein MKVGITGGIGSGKSYVCKLLKERGINVYDCDAAAKRLMRTSEKLKTELESLIGKEAYTDNGNLNKAVIAQFLLRSDENAKAIDNIVHPAVAEDFLSSGYDWMECAILFESGFNQLVDKTIVVTAPTDVRIERVMNRDNISEAKAREWIGRQWQQSEIVKRADFEITNDGVQSLDEQIDTLLNTHYYIYRQCNRQF; from the coding sequence ATGAAAGTAGGAATAACTGGTGGCATAGGGAGCGGCAAAAGCTATGTCTGCAAATTACTGAAGGAACGCGGAATAAACGTATATGACTGCGATGCAGCAGCAAAACGTCTGATGCGCACTTCAGAGAAGCTGAAGACAGAACTGGAAAGTCTCATCGGCAAAGAGGCATATACTGATAATGGCAATCTCAACAAAGCTGTGATAGCACAGTTCCTGCTCAGATCTGATGAAAACGCCAAGGCCATTGACAACATTGTTCATCCCGCAGTTGCTGAGGATTTCCTGTCAAGCGGCTATGACTGGATGGAATGTGCCATACTGTTTGAGTCGGGATTCAACCAACTGGTGGACAAAACAATCGTTGTCACTGCACCGACAGATGTAAGGATAGAGCGCGTGATGAATCGCGACAACATCAGTGAGGCCAAGGCACGCGAATGGATAGGACGCCAATGGCAACAGAGCGAAATAGTAAAACGTGCAGATTTCGAAATCACGAATGATGGTGTTCAATCTCTTGATGAACAGATAGACACGCTATTAAATACACATTATTATATATATAGACAATGCAACAGACAATTTTAG
- a CDS encoding CdaR family protein, with amino-acid sequence MSLQSIIKTVGNFLFSKVNRELLTFLFFFAVAGIFWLLMTLNETYEQEVRVPIHYANVPKTAMLTSPETDTIRITVSDKGITLLTYLYGDVLKNISIDFSQHAKQGGKGEITATEISKLITPKLSASTKLVSVKPERLTFYYNFGEKKRVPVIYKGHVKPDALYYISAVTYDPDSVTIYAPHSKLDSITYISTEELNYTNFRDTLSVKANIQKAPGVKIVPDVVNIRFMTDILTEESIEGVPVEGINMPEGKVLRLFPAKVTVNFVAGVKTYKKLSAKDFQVVADYNEIKDNPSQKCNIYLRKVPAGISKASLSKKQLDYLIEDIDQ; translated from the coding sequence TTGAGTTTACAGAGCATCATCAAGACCGTCGGTAATTTCCTGTTCAGCAAAGTGAACAGGGAGTTGCTGACTTTTTTGTTTTTCTTTGCCGTGGCTGGCATTTTCTGGCTGCTAATGACCCTCAACGAGACATATGAGCAGGAGGTAAGAGTGCCAATACACTATGCCAACGTTCCAAAGACCGCAATGCTCACATCACCGGAGACCGATACCATTCGTATTACAGTTAGTGACAAGGGAATTACCCTGCTGACGTATCTGTATGGTGACGTGCTTAAGAATATAAGCATAGACTTCTCCCAACATGCAAAACAGGGAGGCAAGGGTGAAATAACAGCAACAGAGATCTCAAAGTTGATAACACCGAAGCTTAGCGCCTCAACGAAACTGGTGAGTGTAAAGCCAGAGCGACTTACATTCTATTATAACTTTGGTGAAAAGAAACGAGTGCCTGTTATCTACAAAGGACACGTAAAGCCAGACGCTCTCTACTACATATCAGCCGTCACGTACGACCCTGACTCTGTTACCATCTACGCCCCACACAGCAAACTGGACAGCATAACTTATATAAGCACTGAAGAGTTGAACTACACGAATTTCCGCGACACACTCTCAGTGAAAGCTAATATCCAAAAGGCCCCTGGGGTAAAGATTGTTCCAGATGTTGTAAACATTAGGTTCATGACGGACATCCTTACCGAGGAAAGCATCGAAGGTGTTCCTGTGGAAGGAATAAACATGCCCGAGGGAAAGGTGCTACGCCTATTCCCTGCCAAAGTCACAGTTAACTTTGTAGCAGGTGTAAAGACATACAAGAAACTGTCGGCAAAGGATTTTCAGGTGGTGGCAGACTACAACGAGATAAAGGACAACCCTTCACAGAAGTGCAACATCTATCTGCGTAAGGTTCCTGCCGGTATAAGCAAGGCGTCACTAAGCAAAAAGCAGTTGGACTACCTCATTGAAGACATAGACCAATGA
- the yajC gene encoding preprotein translocase subunit YajC has protein sequence MTSIFLQAQGAQGGGWSMILMFVAIFAIMYFFMIRPQQKRQKEIQKFQNELTTGTPVVTGGGIYGTVKSIDLAKNTVDVKIAHDVVVTVDKNSVFKDMNSTPLQK, from the coding sequence ATGACAAGTATTTTTCTTCAAGCACAGGGTGCACAAGGTGGAGGATGGAGCATGATTCTCATGTTCGTAGCTATCTTCGCAATAATGTATTTCTTCATGATTCGCCCACAGCAGAAGCGTCAGAAAGAGATACAGAAGTTCCAGAACGAACTGACCACAGGTACGCCCGTTGTAACTGGCGGCGGCATCTATGGCACAGTGAAGAGCATTGATCTCGCAAAGAACACCGTTGACGTAAAGATAGCTCACGACGTAGTGGTTACTGTTGACAAGAATTCTGTCTTTAAAGACATGAACAGCACCCCACTTCAGAAATAA
- the nusB gene encoding transcription antitermination factor NusB — MINREIIRIKIVQLTYAYYQNGNKNIDTAEKELFFSMSKAYDLYNHLLALIVAITKESRRRLEIAQAKAAREGSKAPSQKFAYNRFALQLEENTQLAEFMETQKRTWNDSPEFIGRLFEQIEQSQIYKEYMDDSEDNYAADRELWRKLYRALIQENEDLDSLLEEQSLYWNDDKDVVDTFVLKTIKRFEEKNGANQELLPEYDSEEEKDYARKLFRATILNANDYQHMMSEASQNWDFSRLAYMDVIIMQIAIAEMMNFPSIPLSVTINEYVELAKFYSTPRSAGYINGMLDAIAHHLINTGKLMKQL; from the coding sequence ATGATTAATCGAGAAATCATACGAATTAAAATTGTTCAGTTAACCTACGCGTACTATCAGAACGGCAACAAGAATATTGACACGGCAGAGAAGGAGTTGTTTTTCAGCATGTCGAAAGCATACGACCTGTACAACCATCTGCTCGCACTTATTGTAGCGATTACAAAAGAGTCACGCCGCAGATTAGAGATAGCACAGGCTAAAGCTGCTCGCGAGGGCAGCAAAGCGCCATCACAGAAGTTTGCATACAACCGTTTTGCTCTTCAGCTGGAAGAGAACACCCAGCTGGCAGAATTCATGGAGACTCAGAAACGCACATGGAACGACTCTCCAGAGTTTATCGGCAGACTGTTCGAGCAGATAGAGCAAAGTCAGATATACAAAGAATATATGGATGACAGCGAGGACAATTACGCTGCCGACCGTGAGCTTTGGCGGAAACTTTATCGTGCGCTCATCCAGGAAAATGAAGACTTGGACTCACTGCTTGAAGAGCAGAGTCTCTACTGGAACGACGACAAGGACGTGGTTGACACCTTCGTTCTGAAGACCATCAAGCGTTTTGAGGAGAAGAATGGTGCGAACCAGGAACTTCTCCCAGAATATGACAGCGAGGAAGAGAAGGACTATGCACGCAAGTTGTTCCGTGCAACCATACTTAATGCCAACGACTATCAGCACATGATGAGCGAAGCATCGCAGAACTGGGACTTCAGCCGACTGGCATATATGGATGTTATCATCATGCAGATTGCCATTGCGGAGATGATGAACTTCCCAAGCATACCACTGAGCGTGACCATAAACGAATATGTGGAACTGGCAAAGTTCTACTCCACCCCACGCAGTGCAGGCTATATAAACGGTATGCTTGACGCAATTGCCCATCATCTCATAAACACAGGCAAGCTGATGAAACAATTGTAA
- a CDS encoding 50S ribosomal protein L25: MREITINGQKREAIGKKASKQQRKEGLVPCNLYGEVKGANGQPEALAFTAPMSELRKAVYSPHVFIVNLVIDGKERKAIIKELQFHPTTDALLHADFYEVNDTKAITVGIPVKLNGLAQGVREGGKLNLSIRKIDVTAPYKQIPEILNIDVTNLGLGKAIKVGQLSFEGLQLATPAQVVVCSVKETRASKAAAAVAE, from the coding sequence ATGAGAGAAATTACAATCAATGGTCAGAAGCGTGAGGCTATCGGCAAGAAGGCTTCTAAGCAGCAGCGCAAAGAGGGACTTGTTCCCTGCAATCTGTATGGTGAGGTAAAGGGTGCAAACGGTCAGCCTGAGGCACTCGCTTTCACAGCTCCAATGTCTGAGCTGCGTAAGGCAGTTTACAGCCCACATGTTTTCATTGTTAACCTTGTTATCGATGGTAAGGAGCGTAAGGCTATCATCAAGGAGCTCCAGTTCCACCCAACAACAGACGCTCTTCTGCACGCTGACTTCTATGAGGTAAATGATACAAAGGCAATCACTGTAGGTATTCCTGTTAAGCTCAACGGCTTGGCACAGGGCGTACGCGAGGGTGGTAAGCTGAACCTCTCTATCCGCAAGATTGATGTTACTGCTCCATACAAGCAGATTCCTGAGATTCTTAATATCGACGTTACAAACCTCGGTCTGGGCAAGGCTATCAAGGTTGGTCAGCTGAGCTTCGAAGGCTTGCAGCTTGCTACACCTGCTCAGGTTGTTGTATGCTCGGTTAAGGAGACACGTGCTTCTAAGGCCGCTGCTGCAGTTGCAGAGTAA
- the pth gene encoding aminoacyl-tRNA hydrolase — MDKYLIVGLGNVGDEYDMTRHNTGFMVLDAFAKASNIVFQDKRYGFIAETSLKGRKVFLLKPSTYMNLSGNAVRYWLNQENIDQERLLVISDDVALPLGAFRLKASGSNGGHNGLGHIQQLIGQNYARLRMGIGNDFARGQQVDWVLGRYDEDDLKTLQPSIDTAVEIIKSFVLAGIDITMNQFNKLGKK; from the coding sequence ATGGACAAGTACTTGATTGTCGGCTTGGGCAATGTCGGTGATGAATATGACATGACCCGCCACAATACAGGATTTATGGTATTGGATGCTTTTGCGAAGGCATCCAATATCGTTTTTCAAGATAAGCGTTACGGTTTCATTGCCGAGACTTCACTGAAGGGGCGTAAGGTGTTTCTTCTGAAGCCTTCCACATACATGAACCTTAGTGGTAATGCTGTTCGTTACTGGCTTAATCAGGAGAACATTGACCAAGAGCGTCTTCTCGTTATTTCTGATGACGTGGCTTTGCCACTTGGCGCTTTCCGTCTTAAGGCAAGTGGTTCAAATGGCGGGCATAACGGCTTGGGACATATCCAGCAGCTTATTGGCCAGAACTATGCCCGACTGCGAATGGGTATCGGCAATGACTTTGCACGTGGTCAGCAGGTTGACTGGGTGCTTGGACGCTATGATGAAGACGACTTGAAAACGCTGCAACCCAGTATTGATACTGCTGTGGAAATAATAAAAAGCTTCGTACTGGCAGGCATTGACATTACGATGAATCAGTTTAACAAACTTGGAAAGAAATGA
- a CDS encoding RNA-binding S4 domain-containing protein, whose translation MSEARIDKWLWAARIFKTRSIAADACKNGRVMVGGTTVKPSRMVKEGETVSVRKPPVTYSFKILKTIEQRVGAKLLPEIYENVTTADQYELLEMNRISGFVNRARGTGRPTKKDRRAMDAFVQPSLEGFGDFDDFDFGEDWDDEA comes from the coding sequence ATGAGTGAGGCTCGTATTGACAAGTGGCTATGGGCTGCACGTATTTTTAAGACTCGTTCTATTGCTGCCGATGCGTGTAAGAATGGTAGGGTAATGGTGGGAGGCACCACGGTTAAACCATCACGTATGGTTAAGGAGGGTGAGACTGTCAGTGTAAGAAAGCCGCCTGTCACCTATTCGTTCAAGATACTCAAAACCATTGAGCAGCGTGTTGGTGCAAAACTGTTGCCGGAGATATACGAGAATGTTACCACAGCAGATCAGTATGAACTGCTCGAGATGAACCGCATCAGTGGATTTGTTAACCGCGCCCGCGGCACAGGACGTCCCACGAAAAAAGACCGGAGGGCAATGGACGCCTTCGTGCAGCCGTCGCTTGAAGGCTTTGGTGATTTCGACGATTTTGACTTCGGCGAAGACTGGGATGATGAAGCCTGA